The window ATAGAAGGCCTTTTGCAATTGGGAAATCGACAGCGGAAAAAGCGTTTAATCTTGCAAAAAATGCGTGTTCTCTTTTTGCTTGTCTCCAGAATCACTTCTGTGCAAACAATTAACTCGTTAGTACTGAGCAGAAAGCAATCCAAAAATGGCACCCCTCGATTTTTTAAACGGTATTTAACAGCGCTGGTGTGTCCTTTTCTTGCTCGTCCAAGAAAAGGACAAAAAGAAGGACGCCCCGCCTGCTTTTCTTAACGGGGTTTTGTCTTTGTTCACTCGGCGAGGCAAAAAACTTGGCTTCGCCTTCAGACACTTTGCCTCTTTTTTCGCTTGTTCACTTGAAAAACCCCTAAAAAGCAAAAGGGGAGATGAGAAAGCTCCTTGATTTCCTCACTTGCTAAATACCTAAAAAATCGAAAGGGGGATTTAAATTTAAGCCTAACGCCCTGGCTCACAGGTGTGAGGTTACGAGCGTCTTGGTGCATGTGTTTGTTATATGATTTGCTATTTTTAGCAGGCTATACAAAGCAATATAATCTTTAACACTAAGAGAAATATGAATCATATAAATTACGAATTAGAGAAGCATTTGTAGAGTTTCTAGAAAATATCTCCTTAGGAGTTAGTTGATAATAACCTTCTACAGCCCTCCATATGGCTTCGCTTACCCAATTGTTTATACCAAGAGTTTTCTTTGAGAAGATTTCTGGATCTTGGGGATTCAAAATGTAGATTTTCAAACTTGATTGTTTAACAGCTTGCGCAATAGCTTCATTTATATGTTTGTCTTTGAAACCATATCCTATTACCATCAATTTGGTTTTTGGAATAGACAATACAGTATTGAAAAGATTGAAGTACCAAGCGAGTATAGGGCTTGATGATATTCTTGATGGTTTATTTGTGCCAATTATTAATATTTCTTGGTTATTATCATCACGCCAATCGTATGACCCATGTAATTTAATGTAGAATAATTTGGAAGTATTCTTCCATTCATTAATTCGGTATTCAGGATTGTCGTCTTTTACTATTTTTACATAATCGCTTTCTTTTAATGGATTAGACTCTCTTGATTTAAATCGTTGATTATTTATTCTCAGCCCAGGAAGTGAAGGACCAATAGCGCCTGCATAGCAATATCGTTCAATAAAAAGGTCTTGATTCAAGGTAAAGAAGAATCCTCTTTCTTTTGGATTTCCAGTTATCTTTCCAAAGAACTCTCTTAATTTGTTCAGATCTAAGATATCGCTCGTAAAGAATTGCTGGCGAAATTCACGAATTACATCGTCAAGAGCATCATAGGCTCCTAAAACAGCCTTAAAAAACAACTCCTTTTCATCTTTTGTAAAATCAGAAGATCTTAAAACATCTTCATATAAGTCTTCATAGTTAAATGTCTTTTTTACAGCACTTTTTAATTTATTAGCCTCAAGATTCTCAGCTAGTTTAAGATACCTATTATGAATTTCAGACCACATTCTGTTGGCAAGGAATCCTCCATAATTATACGTAAACCCTGCTCCTGTGAGGAGGATATATCTTGAAATGGGAAAATCAAAGTTTTGTATCTTCATATAAATGGTCTTCCTTAAAATTCACGTGAAATATACATTTTGTTCATATAACAATTAATAGACGAAGTTCTTGTTTATGCATTTTTCTCTGTTATGTTTTGATTACCATATTTTTTTATCTGCCTCAGTAGTCAGCAAGCATTGCATCAAGCTTTGCGAGATTGGCATCTGAGTATTTGCTGCGTTTCTTGCTCTGCAGATTAAACATCATGTTCTCGTACGGTATAATGTAAAATTAAGTGATGTGAACCATAAAGCATACCAAAGTGTAAAAAAACAATTTCAATATCTTAAATTATCAAAAGCCGAAAAAGGGCCTGCTGGTTCGTATTCACTTCAGTGTCTTGTTATGCCTCTCCTGGATTTATTTTTTTACGATCGTATCC is drawn from Nitrospinota bacterium and contains these coding sequences:
- a CDS encoding SIR2 family protein yields the protein MKIQNFDFPISRYILLTGAGFTYNYGGFLANRMWSEIHNRYLKLAENLEANKLKSAVKKTFNYEDLYEDVLRSSDFTKDEKELFFKAVLGAYDALDDVIREFRQQFFTSDILDLNKLREFFGKITGNPKERGFFFTLNQDLFIERYCYAGAIGPSLPGLRINNQRFKSRESNPLKESDYVKIVKDDNPEYRINEWKNTSKLFYIKLHGSYDWRDDNNQEILIIGTNKPSRISSSPILAWYFNLFNTVLSIPKTKLMVIGYGFKDKHINEAIAQAVKQSSLKIYILNPQDPEIFSKKTLGINNWVSEAIWRAVEGYYQLTPKEIFSRNSTNASLIRNLYDSYFS